In Silene latifolia isolate original U9 population chromosome 3, ASM4854445v1, whole genome shotgun sequence, a single window of DNA contains:
- the LOC141647351 gene encoding stress-related protein isoform X1, protein MGESDPSHEHQMMKGGNEEHKLKYLEFVHTVAVHSILCFLNLYGYAKDKSGPLKPGVESVEGAVKNIWTPVYHRFHYVPLELLKFVDRKVDESVTKLEPHVPPVVKQVSSQAYCAAQKAPVVARDVASEVQRSGVVDTASGIAKNVYTKYEPVAEHYAVSAWQSLNRLPLFPRVAQVVLPTASFCSEKYNQTVMVGAEKGYRVANYLPLVPTEKIAKVFGGSDGDSLSTANGNSISVGAH, encoded by the exons ATGGGCGAAAGTGATCCTTCGCACGAACACCAGATGATG AAGGGTGGAAATGAAGAGCATAAGTTGAAGTACTTGGAGTTTGTGCACACGGTTGCAGTACATTCTATCTTGTGCTTTTTGAACCTCTATGGTTATGCCAAGGATAAGTCTGGACCGCTTAAGCCTGGGGTTGAGTCAGTTGAGGGCGCGGTCAAGAATATTTGGACTCCGGTTTATCATCGGTTTCATTATGTTCCCTTGGAGCTTCTCAAGTTTGTTGATCGCAAG GTTGACGAGTCTGTGACCAAGTTGGAGCCCCATGTACCACCAGTAGTAAAGCAGGTATCCTCCCAAGCATACTGTGCTGCACAAAAGGCTCCTGTGGTTGCTCGTGACGTGGCCTCTGAAGTTCAACGTTCTGGTGTGGTGGATACTGCATCTGGGATAGCAAAGAATGTCTACACCAAATATGAGCCTGTGGCAGAACACTATGCTGTCTCAGCCTGGCAGTCACTCAACCGTCTTCCCCTTTTCCCTCGGGTGGCTCAGGTTGTGCTCCCTACCGCATCCTTCTGTTCTGAGAAGTATAACCAAACTGTGATGGTGGGTGCTGAGAAGGGTTACAGGGTTGCAAATTACTTGCCTTTGGTACCAACTGAGAAGATTGCCAAGGTTTTTGGAGGGTCTGATGGTGATTCTCTATCAACAGCTAATGGGAACAGCATTTCTGTTGGCGCTCACTGA
- the LOC141648791 gene encoding uncharacterized protein LOC141648791: MTYLELVEEIYKGIGVQSLGTQLKVMMKFSSAGCFKIVSLNNEGAFKALWASIRHSHAPSMDIFVEVSTSQIVTPTPSIRLDDVAQFVSLETNDVNDGEFYGNLEGDEIDEELAILDENFLANEEDGDDDLVFASAPIVEFNKIDQLDEDELNSWKTWENMVRYEHGKEFAVGQVFPNKASLSDEVTSYCVKINQFFKVAESKPNTITSKCGRSPTPCNWRLRATQKDFHSEVFTIVTYKGTHDESCVCDMVPQDHMNLKRAFISHEIRNLVEGDWGYKVNSVVTYILDKYGYTISYTKAWNAKQRAIEEIFGDWDKSYELLPRFMQGLKESNPGTIVQFYTTPTMNPNVQKFKRVFWAFKPCIDGFEHCRPVLSIDGTHLYGKFKGTILTAMSTDANNQIFPVAFAIVEAENTDSWPWFMSCIRVFVTKRSGLCVISNRHKGIMKAMSEVGSGWEEPYAYHRVCIRHLASNVNTRFRNNAVKEMFGSMAMQLQNKKFDIGFHRLGELHREAQQYVVEIGIEKWSICHDDGHRYGILTTNCGKLSVYFP, encoded by the coding sequence ATGACATATCTTGAATTAGTTGAAGAGATATATAAGGGAATCGGCGTTCAAagtttgggtactcaattgaaggTGATGATGAAATTTTCAAGTGCCGGGTGTTTCAAAATTGTATCCCTTAATAATGAGGGAGCCTTTAAAGCGTTATGGGCAAGTATTCGTCATTCACATGCTCCTTCAATGGACATATTTGTAGAAGTTTCCACTAGTCAAATTGTCACTCCTACACCAAGTATTAGGCTAGATGATGTTGCTcaatttgtttcacttgaaaCTAATGACGTAAATGATGGGGAATTTTATGGTAACTTAGaaggtgatgagattgatgaggaaTTGGCAATACTTGATGAGAATTTTTTGGCAAATGaagaagatggtgatgatgatcttgTCTTTGCTAGTGCTCCCATTGTTGAGTTTAATAAGATTGATCAATTAGATGAGGATGAATTGAATAGCTGGAAAACTTGGGAAAATATGGTAAGATATGAACATGGGAAAGAGTTTGCGGTTGGACAAGTGTTCCCAAACAAAGCTTCACTTAGCGATGAGGTGACATCATATTGTGTTAAAATAAATCAATTTTTCAAAGTTGCCGAATCAAAACCTAATACTATTACCTCCAAATGTGGCCGGTCTCCTACACCATGTAATTGGCGGTTAAGGGCTACACAAAAAGACTTTCATTCTGAAGTTTTTACCATTGTCACATACAAAGGTACTCATGATGAGTCTTGTGTTTGTGACATGGTACCTCAAGACCACATGAATTTGAAACGAGCATTCATAAGTCATGAGATTCGTAACCTTGTTGAGGGAGATTGGGGATATAAAGTAAACTCTGTTGTTACTTATATTTTAGATAAGTATGGTTACACAATTTCATACACCAAAGCTTGGAATGCAAAACAAAGAGCAATTGAGGAAATATTTGGAGATTGGGATAAATCATATGAGTTGCTACCTCGTTTCATGCAAGGCTTAAAAGAATCTAATCCTGGCACTATTGTTCAATTTTATACAACACCAACAATGAACCCAAATGTGCAAAAATTCAAGCGTGTTTTTTGGGCATTTAAACCATGTATTGATGGCTTTGAACATTGTCGGCCAGTTTTAAGCATTGATGGAACTCACTTATATGGAAAGTTCAAGGGAACTATTTTGACAGCTATGTCAACTGATGCTAATAATCAAATTTTCCCGGTTGCTTTTGCTATTGTTGAAGCCGAAAATACCGATAGTTGGCCTTGGTTTATGTCTTGCATAAGAGTATTTGTTACCAAAAGAAGTGGGTTGTGTGTCATTTCCAATAGACACAAAGGGATTATGAAAGCAATGAGTGAAGTTGGTAGTGGGTGGGAGGAGCCGTATGCTTATCATAGAGTTTGCATTCGTCATTTGGCTTCAAATGTTAATACAAGATTTAGAAATAATGCAGTGAAAGAAATGTTTGGGTCAATGGCAATGCAATTACAAAACAAGAAGTTTGACATAGGATTTCATCGCCTAGGTGAGTTGCATAGAGAGGCACAACAATATGTTGTTGAAATTGGAATAGAGAAGTGGTCAATTTGCCATGATGATGGACATAGATATGGAATATTGACTACTAACTGtgggaaattatctgtatacttcccttaa
- the LOC141647351 gene encoding stress-related protein isoform X2, with protein sequence MGESDPSHEHQMMGGNEEHKLKYLEFVHTVAVHSILCFLNLYGYAKDKSGPLKPGVESVEGAVKNIWTPVYHRFHYVPLELLKFVDRKVDESVTKLEPHVPPVVKQVSSQAYCAAQKAPVVARDVASEVQRSGVVDTASGIAKNVYTKYEPVAEHYAVSAWQSLNRLPLFPRVAQVVLPTASFCSEKYNQTVMVGAEKGYRVANYLPLVPTEKIAKVFGGSDGDSLSTANGNSISVGAH encoded by the exons ATGGGCGAAAGTGATCCTTCGCACGAACACCAGATGATG GGTGGAAATGAAGAGCATAAGTTGAAGTACTTGGAGTTTGTGCACACGGTTGCAGTACATTCTATCTTGTGCTTTTTGAACCTCTATGGTTATGCCAAGGATAAGTCTGGACCGCTTAAGCCTGGGGTTGAGTCAGTTGAGGGCGCGGTCAAGAATATTTGGACTCCGGTTTATCATCGGTTTCATTATGTTCCCTTGGAGCTTCTCAAGTTTGTTGATCGCAAG GTTGACGAGTCTGTGACCAAGTTGGAGCCCCATGTACCACCAGTAGTAAAGCAGGTATCCTCCCAAGCATACTGTGCTGCACAAAAGGCTCCTGTGGTTGCTCGTGACGTGGCCTCTGAAGTTCAACGTTCTGGTGTGGTGGATACTGCATCTGGGATAGCAAAGAATGTCTACACCAAATATGAGCCTGTGGCAGAACACTATGCTGTCTCAGCCTGGCAGTCACTCAACCGTCTTCCCCTTTTCCCTCGGGTGGCTCAGGTTGTGCTCCCTACCGCATCCTTCTGTTCTGAGAAGTATAACCAAACTGTGATGGTGGGTGCTGAGAAGGGTTACAGGGTTGCAAATTACTTGCCTTTGGTACCAACTGAGAAGATTGCCAAGGTTTTTGGAGGGTCTGATGGTGATTCTCTATCAACAGCTAATGGGAACAGCATTTCTGTTGGCGCTCACTGA